One Candidatus Zixiibacteriota bacterium genomic region harbors:
- a CDS encoding response regulator, with translation MKKETIKVLSIDDEAEVLESLTELLEVAGFDVQSSTDSEKGLTMVKDFMPDAIVLDIIMPKMDGYQFCRHLKEDADTKNIPVIFLTGVDPHDDAGRAFAAGGALFVKKPFLIEELIEVIKVATLATRQHYG, from the coding sequence ATGAAAAAAGAAACGATTAAAGTACTCTCAATTGATGACGAAGCCGAGGTGCTCGAGTCCCTGACCGAGCTTCTGGAGGTTGCCGGATTTGACGTGCAATCGTCGACCGATTCCGAAAAAGGCCTCACGATGGTCAAGGACTTTATGCCGGATGCGATCGTTTTGGATATTATTATGCCCAAAATGGATGGCTATCAGTTCTGTCGTCATTTGAAAGAGGATGCCGATACTAAGAATATACCTGTCATATTCTTAACCGGTGTTGATCCCCATGACGATGCCGGCAGGGCATTCGCCGCTGGAGGCGCGCTGTTTGTAAAAAAACCGTTTCTGATAGAAGAATTAATCGAGGTAATCAAAGTGGCGACTTTAGCCACGCGCCAGCATTACGGCTAA